Proteins from a single region of Acidovorax sp. NCPPB 3576:
- a CDS encoding cysteine hydrolase family protein: protein MTSPHTPPRRALVVIDVQNEYFAGGNLPIEYPPVADTLPNIARAMDAANAAGLPVVVVQHTAPSGAPVFDKATDRWQLHPEVARRHADHRIEKQLASVFANTDLADWLAARGIDTLTVVGYMTHNCDASTVFEAAHRGLAVEFLSDASGALPYANAAGRVSAEEIHRVFSVVFHSNFAAVTTTRDWLAAVQAGQALPKGDVYSSNQRGRQAV from the coding sequence ATGACCTCACCCCACACCCCTCCCCGCCGCGCGCTCGTCGTCATCGATGTGCAGAACGAATATTTCGCGGGCGGCAACCTGCCGATCGAATACCCGCCGGTGGCCGACACGCTGCCCAATATCGCCCGCGCGATGGACGCCGCGAACGCCGCTGGCTTGCCGGTGGTGGTGGTGCAGCACACCGCGCCAAGCGGGGCGCCCGTGTTCGACAAGGCCACGGACCGCTGGCAGTTGCATCCGGAAGTGGCGCGCCGCCATGCCGATCACCGCATCGAAAAGCAACTCGCGAGCGTTTTCGCCAACACCGACCTGGCCGACTGGCTGGCCGCCCGCGGCATCGACACGCTCACCGTGGTGGGCTACATGACGCACAACTGCGACGCCAGCACGGTGTTCGAGGCCGCGCACCGGGGCTTGGCGGTGGAGTTCCTGAGCGATGCCAGCGGCGCCCTGCCCTATGCCAATGCGGCCGGCCGCGTGAGTGCGGAAGAAATCCACCGCGTGTTCAGCGTGGTGTTCCACAGCAACTTCGCCGCGGTGACCACCACCCGGGACTGGCTGGCGGCCGTGCAGGCCGGCCAGGCCCTGCCGAAGGGCGATGTGTATTCGTCGAACCAGCGCGGGCGACAGGCCGTCTGA
- a CDS encoding NHL domain-containing protein, giving the protein MAATAFAAATAQAQTIETVAGTGTQGFSGDGGQAISAQLNYAYGLADDGSGNLYIADSASHRIRRVDASGVITTVAGTGAAGYGGDGGSAVTAQLNEPRGIAVDTAGNLFIADLNNHRIRKVDAGGTITTVAGTGAAGYSGDGGAATAAQLNSPFSVAVDGAGRLHIADSANYRVRRVEPNGTITTEAGVGTSGYGGDNGPALAARFQFIFGIVRDSAGNLYLADGNNHRIRRVDANGTMTTVAGTGTSGFGGDGSPAATAQLNFPSGVAVDSAGVLYIADAGNNRVRQVNAGGTITTVAGSGTSGYGGDGGPAVAARLQFPFALALASSSRLHVADTANFRTRLISLPVVPGAPTDLTATAGSGQASLAWVAPADGGSSPIVGYTVTGTALGGGANLACTAMAPATQCTVTGLNDGAIYRFTVRATNGAGDSVDSAPVQAASFGAVPGMQGSGGAVISGGGSSCSSVTASTGFGTGAPIGLPAGSTLPFGVFRFRAVGCTGAALTVAVTYPQALPAGVSLYQYGPPQAGQAPAWSALAGASLSPDRRTVTYTVSEDGAGDSDTVTAGAIESLMAPLALGGAPGNAQPIPAWDPWALWLTALVTMAIGLAKLRRTAP; this is encoded by the coding sequence TTGGCGGCAACCGCTTTCGCCGCCGCGACGGCGCAGGCGCAGACCATCGAAACCGTGGCTGGCACGGGGACGCAAGGCTTCAGCGGCGACGGCGGCCAAGCCATCTCGGCACAGTTGAATTACGCCTATGGGCTGGCGGACGATGGCTCGGGCAACCTCTACATCGCCGACAGCGCCAGCCATCGCATCCGCCGGGTCGATGCCAGCGGGGTCATCACCACGGTGGCAGGCACCGGCGCGGCAGGCTACGGCGGCGATGGCGGCTCGGCCGTGACAGCCCAGTTGAACGAGCCCCGCGGTATCGCCGTGGACACGGCCGGCAACCTTTTTATCGCCGATCTGAACAACCACCGCATCCGCAAGGTGGATGCCGGCGGCACCATCACCACCGTGGCAGGCACCGGCGCGGCCGGCTACAGCGGCGATGGCGGCGCAGCCACCGCAGCGCAGTTGAACAGCCCGTTCAGCGTGGCCGTCGATGGTGCAGGCCGGCTACACATTGCAGACAGCGCGAACTACCGCGTCCGACGCGTGGAGCCGAACGGCACCATCACCACGGAAGCGGGCGTGGGAACGTCGGGCTACGGGGGAGACAACGGCCCCGCCCTGGCAGCCCGGTTTCAGTTCATCTTCGGCATCGTGCGCGACAGTGCGGGCAACCTCTATCTGGCCGATGGCAACAACCACCGCATTCGGCGCGTGGATGCCAATGGAACCATGACCACCGTGGCGGGCACGGGCACCAGCGGCTTCGGTGGCGATGGCAGCCCTGCCGCAACCGCGCAACTCAATTTCCCGTCGGGCGTAGCGGTGGATAGCGCCGGCGTGCTCTACATCGCGGATGCCGGCAACAACCGGGTCCGCCAGGTGAATGCGGGCGGCACGATCACCACCGTGGCCGGCTCGGGCACATCGGGATACGGCGGGGACGGCGGCCCGGCCGTGGCGGCGCGGCTTCAGTTTCCCTTTGCGCTGGCCCTCGCCAGCAGTAGCCGCCTTCATGTGGCCGACACGGCCAATTTCCGCACCCGCCTGATTTCGCTGCCCGTAGTGCCGGGCGCTCCAACCGACCTGACGGCCACGGCAGGCAGCGGGCAAGCCAGCCTTGCGTGGGTCGCGCCGGCCGACGGGGGCTCCAGCCCCATCGTGGGCTACACCGTTACCGGCACCGCCCTCGGGGGCGGCGCAAACCTGGCGTGCACGGCCATGGCCCCGGCCACCCAGTGCACCGTGACGGGCCTGAACGATGGCGCCATCTATCGCTTCACCGTGCGGGCCACCAACGGCGCCGGCGATAGCGTGGACTCGGCACCCGTTCAAGCGGCCTCCTTCGGGGCCGTCCCGGGCATGCAGGGCTCGGGCGGCGCAGTGATCTCGGGGGGCGGCAGCAGCTGTTCGTCGGTGACTGCGTCCACGGGATTCGGTACCGGGGCGCCCATTGGCCTTCCAGCGGGGAGCACCCTGCCCTTCGGCGTTTTCCGCTTCCGTGCGGTGGGGTGCACCGGCGCTGCCCTGACAGTGGCCGTGACCTATCCCCAGGCACTGCCTGCCGGCGTGAGCCTCTACCAGTACGGCCCACCCCAGGCGGGCCAGGCGCCTGCATGGTCTGCATTGGCCGGCGCCAGCCTGAGCCCGGACCGCCGGACGGTTACCTATACCGTGTCAGAAGACGGGGCCGGCGACTCGGACACCGTCACCGCAGGCGCCATCGAGAGCCTGATGGCGCCCCTCGCCCTGGGGGGAGCACCGGGCAATGCGCAGCCCATTCCCGCTTGGGATCCCTGGGCCCTGTGGCTGACGGCCCTGGTGACGATGGCCATCGGCTTGGCCAAGCTGCGGAGAACGGCTCCTTAA
- the folK gene encoding 2-amino-4-hydroxy-6-hydroxymethyldihydropteridine diphosphokinase, which translates to MPAVSFPPSGQSSAVSAWIGLGANLGDSRAALLGALDAMAQWPGSRVRRVSSLYRSAPVDAGGPDYWNAVAELVTPLAPIDLLHALQAIEQAAGRERPYRNAPRTLDLDVLLYGDERIDTPELTVPHPRMGERAFVLQPLAEIAPGRVEPARLAAVQSQRIERIGPFWP; encoded by the coding sequence ATGCCGGCGGTGTCCTTTCCCCCGAGCGGTCAAAGCTCCGCAGTGTCCGCTTGGATCGGGCTGGGCGCCAACCTGGGCGATTCGCGGGCGGCGCTGCTCGGTGCGCTCGATGCCATGGCCCAATGGCCCGGCAGCCGCGTGCGGCGGGTGTCGTCGCTGTACCGCAGCGCCCCGGTGGATGCCGGTGGTCCCGACTATTGGAACGCCGTGGCCGAGCTGGTCACGCCACTGGCCCCGATCGACCTGCTGCATGCGCTGCAGGCCATCGAGCAGGCCGCCGGCCGTGAGCGTCCCTATCGCAATGCGCCCCGCACGCTGGACCTGGACGTGCTGCTGTACGGCGACGAGCGCATCGACACCCCCGAACTCACCGTGCCCCATCCGCGCATGGGTGAGCGCGCCTTCGTGCTGCAGCCCCTGGCCGAGATCGCGCCCGGGCGCGTCGAGCCCGCCCGCCTGGCCGCCGTGCAGTCGCAGCGCATCGAGCGGATCGGGCCCTTCTGGCCTTAG
- the pcnB gene encoding polynucleotide adenylyltransferase PcnB: MIKTFIDKLLGKGAAGAGRGKNRFGKREEVPASVHGINPELVDRRAADVVRTLKAAGFEAYIVGGAVRDLLLGLRPKDFDVATNATPEQVKGLFRRAFIIGKRFRIVHVVHGRGREHEVIEVSTFRAYLDNTAIEQQVSGNEKTSKQQLVGMQHAVDASGRVLRDNVWGPQDEDATRRDFTVNAMYYDPETQVVVDYHKGIQDAKKKLLRMIGDPATRYREDPVRIIRAVRFAAKLAGLGFTIEPKTAGPLIESQTLLADVPQSRMFDEMLKLLQTGHALATIAQLKKLNMATGIYPLLDVVVERADTSFVSAALADTDRRVGEGKPVAPSFLLACVLWQDVKTGWDRRIAQREQPFPALQDAIDEVFERRIGDVSGRGKLAADMREIWVMQPRFDKRVGSTPYSMVAQARFRAGFDFMRLRADVGEVEEALAEWWQEFQHADDLRRDDMIDQAREEQKSRQRKAQPVVRRVPRPATDADGGAVSAGEARPAAAPSPRAQGGQDGEEHEHEHDGGEDGAGDGQAAPKKRRRRRRKPSGGGGEGAAPAASSGPSGD; encoded by the coding sequence ATGATCAAGACGTTCATCGACAAACTGCTGGGCAAGGGCGCCGCTGGCGCCGGCCGCGGAAAGAACCGCTTCGGCAAGCGCGAGGAAGTGCCTGCCTCGGTGCACGGCATCAACCCCGAACTGGTGGACCGCCGCGCGGCCGACGTGGTGCGCACGCTCAAGGCGGCGGGTTTCGAGGCCTACATCGTGGGCGGCGCCGTGCGCGACCTGCTGCTGGGCCTGCGCCCCAAGGACTTCGACGTGGCCACCAACGCCACGCCCGAGCAGGTCAAGGGCCTGTTCCGGCGCGCCTTCATCATCGGCAAGCGCTTTCGCATCGTGCACGTGGTGCACGGCCGGGGCCGCGAGCATGAGGTGATCGAGGTCTCCACCTTCCGCGCCTACCTGGACAACACCGCCATCGAGCAGCAGGTGAGCGGCAACGAAAAGACCAGCAAACAGCAGTTGGTGGGCATGCAGCATGCCGTGGACGCCAGCGGCCGCGTGCTGCGCGACAACGTCTGGGGCCCGCAGGACGAAGACGCCACGCGGCGCGACTTCACCGTCAACGCGATGTACTACGACCCCGAGACGCAGGTCGTGGTGGATTACCACAAGGGCATCCAGGACGCGAAGAAAAAGCTGCTGCGCATGATCGGCGACCCGGCCACGCGCTACCGCGAAGACCCGGTGCGCATCATTCGCGCCGTGCGGTTCGCGGCCAAGCTGGCGGGCCTGGGCTTCACCATCGAGCCCAAGACGGCCGGCCCGCTGATCGAGTCGCAGACGCTGCTGGCCGATGTGCCGCAAAGCCGCATGTTCGACGAAATGCTCAAGCTGCTGCAGACGGGCCACGCGCTGGCCACCATCGCGCAGCTCAAGAAGCTGAACATGGCCACCGGCATCTACCCGCTGCTGGACGTGGTGGTCGAGCGCGCAGACACCTCCTTCGTGAGCGCCGCCCTGGCCGACACCGACCGCCGCGTGGGCGAAGGCAAGCCCGTGGCGCCGAGCTTCCTGCTGGCCTGCGTGCTGTGGCAGGACGTGAAGACCGGCTGGGACCGCCGCATCGCGCAGCGCGAGCAGCCCTTTCCCGCGCTGCAGGACGCCATCGACGAAGTGTTCGAGCGGCGCATCGGCGACGTGTCGGGTCGCGGCAAGCTGGCCGCCGACATGCGCGAGATCTGGGTCATGCAGCCGCGCTTCGACAAGCGCGTGGGCTCCACGCCCTACAGCATGGTGGCCCAGGCGCGCTTTCGCGCCGGCTTCGACTTCATGCGCCTGCGCGCCGACGTGGGCGAGGTCGAGGAGGCGCTGGCCGAATGGTGGCAGGAGTTCCAGCACGCCGACGACCTGCGCCGCGACGACATGATCGACCAGGCGCGCGAAGAGCAAAAATCCCGTCAGCGCAAGGCCCAGCCCGTCGTGCGCCGCGTGCCCCGGCCGGCCACCGATGCGGACGGCGGCGCGGTGTCGGCGGGCGAAGCACGCCCGGCAGCAGCCCCTTCCCCGCGGGCCCAGGGCGGCCAGGATGGCGAAGAACATGAACACGAACACGATGGCGGTGAAGACGGGGCCGGCGACGGCCAGGCCGCTCCCAAGAAGCGCCGCCGGCGCCGGCGCAAGCCTTCGGGCGGCGGTGGCGAGGGCGCTGCCCCCGCGGCCTCGTCCGGCCCTTCGGGCGATTGA
- a CDS encoding HAD family hydrolase has protein sequence MNPEPPAQRPRLALFDLDHTLLPLDSDYEWGEFTIRIGWNDPVEFGRRNGEFYAHYQAGTLNVHDYVRFAIDAVRQRGPEAAAAAHAQFMREVIEPAIQPQALDLVRQHQAAGDQVVIITATNEFVTRPIARALGVDELLSMGLARDAQGWYTGAIEGTPTMREGKVRRMEEWLAARGLAWSGVESTFYSDSMNDVPLLETVDHPVATNPDPRLRALAQQRGWRILDLFPTQP, from the coding sequence ATGAACCCTGAACCCCCGGCGCAACGCCCTCGGCTGGCCCTGTTCGACCTCGACCACACTTTGCTGCCGCTCGATTCCGACTACGAGTGGGGCGAGTTCACCATCCGCATCGGCTGGAACGACCCGGTCGAGTTCGGCCGCCGCAACGGCGAGTTCTACGCCCACTACCAGGCCGGCACGCTGAACGTGCACGACTACGTGCGCTTTGCCATCGACGCCGTGCGCCAGCGCGGGCCCGAGGCCGCTGCCGCGGCGCACGCACAGTTCATGCGCGAGGTGATCGAGCCGGCCATCCAGCCGCAGGCGCTGGACCTGGTGCGCCAGCACCAGGCAGCGGGCGACCAGGTCGTCATCATCACCGCCACCAACGAGTTCGTGACCCGTCCCATCGCCCGGGCGCTGGGCGTGGACGAGCTGCTCTCCATGGGCCTTGCGCGCGACGCGCAGGGCTGGTACACCGGCGCCATCGAGGGCACGCCGACCATGCGCGAAGGCAAGGTGCGGCGCATGGAAGAATGGCTGGCCGCGCGCGGCCTGGCCTGGAGCGGCGTGGAGAGCACGTTCTACAGCGACTCCATGAACGACGTGCCCCTGCTCGAAACCGTTGACCACCCGGTGGCCACCAACCCCGACCCCCGCCTGCGGGCGCTCGCGCAGCAGCGTGGCTGGCGCATATTGGATCTCTTTCCCACCCAACCATGA
- the hda gene encoding DnaA regulatory inactivator Hda: MKQLALDIGLATGPTLSRFFAGTNEAALQHLRLAVGDGAVEVLRSPVPTYLWGESGSGKTHLLEAVREALREQGASVGWLDASVAEPTAFDDRWSAVLLDEVHLYNTAQQAAAFNWFVNAISPAVGEPRWVLAAGQTPPADLPLRDDLRSRLGWGHIFQLHLLGEAERRAVLRQEADARGIFLGDDVMDYMLKRFSRDLGSLMQLLDQLDSFALRTQRAITIPLLRAMLESE, translated from the coding sequence ATGAAGCAGCTCGCGCTCGACATCGGCCTGGCCACCGGGCCCACGCTGTCCCGGTTCTTCGCCGGCACCAACGAGGCGGCCCTGCAGCACCTGCGGCTGGCCGTGGGCGACGGCGCCGTCGAGGTGCTGCGCTCGCCGGTGCCCACCTACCTCTGGGGCGAGTCGGGCAGCGGCAAGACCCACCTGCTGGAGGCCGTGCGCGAGGCCCTGCGCGAGCAGGGCGCCTCGGTCGGCTGGCTCGATGCCTCGGTGGCCGAGCCGACGGCGTTCGACGACCGCTGGTCCGCCGTGCTGCTGGACGAGGTGCACCTGTACAACACGGCCCAGCAGGCCGCCGCCTTCAACTGGTTCGTCAATGCCATCAGCCCCGCCGTGGGCGAGCCCCGCTGGGTGCTGGCCGCCGGCCAGACGCCGCCGGCCGACCTGCCGCTGCGCGACGACCTGCGCAGCCGCCTGGGCTGGGGCCACATCTTTCAATTGCATCTGCTGGGCGAGGCCGAACGCCGCGCCGTGCTGCGCCAGGAGGCCGACGCGCGCGGCATCTTTCTGGGCGACGATGTGATGGACTACATGCTCAAGCGCTTCTCGCGCGACCTGGGCAGCCTCATGCAGTTGCTGGACCAGCTGGACAGCTTCGCCCTGCGCACCCAGCGCGCCATCACCATTCCCTTGCTTCGGGCCATGCTGGAGTCCGAATAG